One window from the genome of Anguilla rostrata isolate EN2019 chromosome 5, ASM1855537v3, whole genome shotgun sequence encodes:
- the ints12 gene encoding integrator complex subunit 12, which produces MAATVSLELDPIFLKGLGYLNSKSRDSAEKLKALLDESLARGSDSSYRTSPKEVEVAKVSVTKVNVSKDPKQKGTSGSSLSSSNNGKSSSFEKTKKEAEKRPSEKVKVDLVDGVDPPKKPRLEKPENRSSPVTVQASKELSLPYLSSFDETSADDFAMEMGLACVVCRQMTVTSGNQLVECQECHNLYHQDCHRPQVTDKDVNDPRLVWYCARCTRKMKRMTQKPPQKPAPVPVTAVPVVKDTLVKKPELKPKPDTASTFQAFKRAEVKSSAAVSSGPSGGNSSLQSSSGLTGWAAFGAKTPAAAGKLGPAVQSSGGRSSPASSTQKPAAGLSALAGAKASLGTKATGSSGGSGGSSPGQTPLKPPPPLTLGKPGLSRSSSGDGAGKGAVASGGGGASGGNGNGGSSGGSGAKAGGEASASGKNPTSQESQLNAMKRLQMVKKKAAQKKSGAGGLY; this is translated from the exons ATGGCTGCAACAGTTAGCTTGGAGTTGGACCCAATCTTTCTCAAAGGGTTGGGCTACCTCAATTCTAAAAGCAGAGATTCTGCTGAAAAACTTAAGGCTCTATTGGATGAATCCTTAGCGAGAGGTAGTGACTCCAGCTATCGGACTTCACCAAAG gaagtggaagttGCCAAGGTATCTGTCACAAAAGTGAACGTGAGCAAAGatccaaaacaaaaaggcaCCTCTGGTTCGTCTTTGTCGAGCAGCAATAATGGCAAATCCAGCAGCTTTGAAAAGACCAAGAAGGAGGCTGAAAAGAGACCTTCAGAAAAG GTGAAGGTAGATCTGGTTGATGGGGTGGACCCACCGAAGAAACCTCGATTGGAGAAACCAGAGAACCGGTCCTCTCCGGTCACAGTTCAGGCCAGTAAAGAGCTCAGCCTGCCTTACCTGTCCAGCTTTGACGAAACCAGCGCCGATGACTTCGCTATGGAGATGGGACTGGCCTGCGTGGTTTGCCG GCAGATGACGGTGACTTCTGGAAACCAGCTTGTGGAGTGTCAGGAGTGTCATAACCTGTACCACCAAGACTGTCATCGGCCTCAGGTGACGGACAAGGACGTGAATGACCCGCGGCTGGTGTGGTACTGCGCCCGCTGTACAAGGAAGATGAAGCGCATG ACGCAGAAGCCGCCGCAGAAACCAGCCCCTGTGCCGGTCACAGCGGTCCCCGTGGTGAAGGACACGCTGGTGAAGAAGCCGGAGCTCAAACCCAAACCAGACACGGCCAGCACCTTCCAGGCTTTCAAGAGAGCGGAGGTCAAG TCTTCCGCGGCAGTGTCTTCGGGCCCCTCTGGCGGTAACTCCTCCCTGCAGTCCTCCAGCGGACTCACAGGCTGGGCTGCCTTCGGCGCCAAGacccccgccgccgccggcaAGCTGGGCCCGGCCGTCCAGAGCAGCGGGGGAAGGTCCAGCCCCGCCTCGTCCACACAGAAGCCGGCAGCGGGTCTGTCCGCGCTGGCCGGGGCCAAGGCCAGCCTGGGCACCAAGGCGACAGGGAGCAGTGGCGGCAGTGGTGGCTCCTCCCCCGGACAGACCCCGCTgaagcccccgcccccgctgacCCTGGGGAAGCCCGGCCTGAGCCGCTCGTCCAGCGGCGACGGGGCCGGCAAAGGGGCGGTGGCcagcggagggggcggagcctcagggGGGAACGGCAACGGGGGCAGCAGCGGCGGTAGCGGAGCCAAGGCTGGCGGAGAGGCCTCGGCCAGCGGAAAGAACCCCACTTCCCAGGAGTCTCAGCTCAATGCCATGAAGCGCCTGCAGATGGTGAAAAAGAAGGCCGCGCAGAAGAAGAGTGGAGCCGGAGGACTGTACTGA